In the Sandaracinus amylolyticus genome, GAAGCGCGAGGCGCGCGAGGGGATCGACGACGCGCTGACCGAGATGCTCGCGCTGCTCCCGAGCGCGCGGACCATCGCGGCGGAGCGACCGCGTCGCTCGGTGCTCGAGCCGGGCGCGGTGCGGCGCGCGCGGCTCTACCTCGAGAGCCGCTTCCGGACGACGCCGACCCTCGACGACCTCGTGGCCGAGAGCGGCGCGAGCAAGTTCCACCTCGCGCGCTCGTTCCGCGCGTACCACGGCGTGCCGCCCCACACGTACCTCAACTACTACCGGCTCGCGGTCGCGCGGACGCTCATCGCGAGCGGTGCGCGCGGCTCGGACGCCGCGGTCGCGACCGGGTTCGCGGATCAGAGCCACTTCAGTCGCTCGTTCCGCAAGCTGATCGGCGTCTCGCCGCTCGCCTACGCGCGGGTCGGTGATGCGCGCCCGACGGGTCGAGGCTCGTCGGTGCGACGGGTGCCCGACGTGCGCACCAGCGATGCCCCGGGGCCGCGCGCATCGTCGGACGAAGGCGCCTGAAAAGCGCGAAGGCCGCGCGGCGAACCGCGCGGCCTTCGTCGTTCGTGTCGTGTTGGTGCGCGCTGCTCGCAAGCGGGTGGGGACCCGCGCGCAGCCCGGGGGTCGACAGGGGGGCGCGCAGCCCCCCGGGGAAGCTCAGCTCAGTACGCGCCGGCCTCGAGCCCGCCGATGACGTTGCGCAGCGGCGCGGGCGCGAGCTGCGGGCTCGCGCTGCGCTGGCGCTCGCACTCCACGGCCCAGAGATAGAAGCACGTGTAGTAGACGCCCTTGAGGTAGCCCGAGACCGCCCAGAACGTGTTCGTCAGCGTGAAGAACACGAGGATGCCGGCCGCCGGGTGCACGTTCATCGCGAGCCACGAGTACGCGGCGTACGCCGGGACGATCGTCACCGCGCTCAGCAGCCACGACACGAGGCCCATGCCGACGATGCCCACGCCGACCTGCGTCGGGTCGTTCTCCATGAGCGCCTTGCTGCGCTTGAGCGCCGCGAAGAAGCCCTGCTGCTCGACCACGAGCGCCGGCATGATCACGTAGGTCGCGGTCGTCCAGATCATCCGGATGACCCCGAGGATCATCGGACCGACGAGGCGCATGATCCCCTGGCGCTGCGACGCGAGGTTCGAGAGGAAGTCGAAGATCGCCGACACGACGGCGAACACGAGGATCCCGGGGCTCGCGCGGAGCGTGCGGCTGAACGCGGAGCCGATGCCCGCGGTGCCCGTCGTGACCTGGTCGTACACCATCGACGCGGTCAGGCCGCCGCAGAAGTAGTCGATGAAGTAGAGCGCCGTCAGGCCGACGATCGTGAAGAGGTAGCCGAGCGTCTGCTGCCACTCGATCGGCGTGAACGCGAGCACGATCGCGAAGAGGATGTTCACGGGAACGGCGATCGCGAGGTTCAGCGCGACGGGCGTCAGGAGCTTCGGGTTGTCCTTCACCATCCCGAGCACCTGGCCCATGAAGCCGAACACGCGGAAGAACGAGCCCATCGTCACACCCCCAATCGGTTGAATTCTCTGCGCGAGTGCTCGTCCCGTGGGTCCCGGACGGGAGCGCGCGAAGCGCGCGTACGGCAGGGACCTGCGGGCGAGCCGAATTCGCGGTGCGAGGCTATCACGATGGGCGGGACGGATGTCCAGCGTGTCCGTCGAAGGGTGGCTACGGCATCCCGGCGCCGCGCGGGAGGCGGCCCGGCTTCGCGAAGCACACCACGGCGTCGTAGCCGCCGAACGCGAGCGCGTTGTTGAGCACCACGTCGACGTCGTGCTCCTGCGCGACGTTCGCGACGACGTCGACGGGGCACTCGGGATCGGGCGTCTCGTAGTTCGTGGTCGGCGGGATGATGCCGGTCTGCAGCGTCATCACGCACGCGATGGACTCCATCGCGCTCGAGGCGCCCATGCAGTGCCCGATCATGCTCTTGATGCTCGTGACCGGGATGCGGCGCTCGCCGAACACCTTGCGGATCACCAGCGCCTCGACCGAGTCGTTGTTGGGCGTCGCGGTGCCGTGCGCGTTGATGTGATCGACGTCGTCGATCGTCAGCCCGCTCGACTCGATCGCCTGGCGCATCGCGGTGATCGAGCCCGCGCCGTCGGGGTGGGGGCGCGTGATGTGGTGCGCGTCGCACGCGAGCCCGTAGCCGCCGACCTCGGCGAGCGGCACCGCGCCGCGGCGCACCACGCTGCCCTCGCTCTCGAGCACCAGCATCGCCGCGCCCTCGCCGAGGATCAGGCCCTTGCGGTTCTTGTCGAAGGGCATGCACTTGTCGGGCGACATCGCGCCGAGGCGCGCGAACCCGGCGTACTCGAGCTTCTCGATGATCTCGACCGCGCCGGTGATCGCGACGTCGGCGCGACCCGCGCGGATCTGATCGGCGGCGAACCCGATCGCGTAGTTGCCCGCGGCGCACGCGGCCGGGAGCGTCTGCACCATGCCCTTGCTGCCGAACGCGCGCGCGACGTGGATCGGCAGCAGCGTCGTGCCGTAGCGCGGCAGCTTCGCCGAGGGCAGGGCCTCGTTGCCCTCGTGGATCCACGCCTTCTGCAGCTCGCCGAGCACGTTCGCCTCGCCCATCGTGGTGCCGATGACGACGGCGGTGCGCTCGCCCGCGAGCGCCTGTCCCTTGAGCCCCGCGTCCTCCGCGGCCATGCGCGCGGCCGCGATCGCGAACGCCGAGCAGCGACCGGCGCGGCGCGACTCCGCGGCGTTCATGTAGTCGCGCGCGCGGAAGCCCTTCACCTCGCCCGCGAGGCTGCGCCCGATCGACGCGGTGTCGAAGAGCGTCACGTCGCTGATGCCCGAGCGACCTTCGACGAGCGCCTGCCAGTACGCCCTGCGGCCGAAGCCGAGCGAGCTGACGACGCCCATGCCCGTGACGTAGACGCGACCCATAGGGAGGCGCGATATTGGCGCTCGGGCTCCTCGCGTTCAAGCGCGAGCGCCGTGCGATTTCTCGTCGACGGCGGGCCACCCGGTGCGGGCTATGATGCTCGCGTGCTCGCGGTCGGCACACGGCTCGGCGCCTACGACATCCTCGCGAAGCTGAAGGCCGGTGGGATGGCGACGCTCTTCCTCGCGCGCCGCTCGGGCGCTGCGGGGTTCCGGAGGCACGTCGCGATCAAGGTGGTGCACGAGCACCTCGCGAGCGACCGCGCGTTCGTGCGGATGTTCGTCGACGAGGCGCTGCTGCAGGCGCGCATCCACCACCCGAACGTCGTGCACGTCGAGGAGCTCGGCGAGCAGGACGGACAGCACTTCCTCGTCATGGAGTACGTGCACGGCTGCTCGCTCGCGCAGCTGATGGACGGGCTCGCTCGACGCGCGCGCAGGCTGACGCCGGAGATGGCGTGCAACGTCGCGGCGCAGGTGCTCGCGGGGCTCCACGCGGCGCACGAGCTGCGCGACGAGCAGAGCGCGCTGCTCGGCGTGGTGCATCGCGACGTGAGCCCACAGAACGTGCTGCTCGCCTACGAAGGGCACGTGAAGCTCATCGACTTCGGCGTCGCGAAGGCGAAGAACCGCCAGTCGACGGTCGGGGGATCGCTCAAGGGCAAGCTGCGCTACATGGCGCCCGAGCAGGCGTTCGGGCGCCCGGTGGATCGGCGCTGCGACGTCTACGCGATCGGCATCGTGCTCTGGGAGATGCTGACGATGCGCAAGCTCTTCCAGGCCGAGGAGGACCTCGCGCTGCTCGAGCTGGTGCGCCACCCGAAGGTCGATCCGCCGAGCACGTACGCGCCGGAGATCTCGCCCGCGCTCGATGCGGTCGTGATGAAGGCGCTCGCGCCGAGCGCGGAGGATCGCTTCGCGACCGCGCACGACATGCGCCGCGCGATCGCCGAGGCGCTCCCCGGCGCGCTGATGATCGACGCGGCGAACCTCGCCGAGCTGCTCGCGGCGGTGATGGACGCGACGATCGAGCGCGACCTGCGGCAGCTGCCGCCGAGCGTCTCCGCGGTGATCGAGAACGTGGAGCGTCGCGATGCGCTGGGCGCGCGCGGCGAGGAAGCGCTGAAGACGATGACGATCAGCGCGGCGGGGATCGACTACGCGCCGGACGAGGACGCGATCGAGCGCGTCTCGATCCCGCCGACGATGGTGCGGACGAGCCCGACGCCCGCGATGCCGCAGCCCGCGCCGGCGCGAGCGCCGTGGATCGCGATCGCGGCGGTGGTGCTCGCGCTGCTCGTCGCGATCGGGGTCGGCGCGGCGGTGGTGATGCGCCCGGCGAGCGATCCCGAGATGACCGTGACCCCGCTCGAGCCGATCGGCGGCGATGCGCCCGCGGCGACTCCGACGCCCGTGGTCACGCCCGTCGTCGTGGCGCCCGAGCCGGCGATCGCGGTGCCCACCGAGCCGACCGCGCCCACCGCCGAGGCGGTCCCGGAAGAGCGTCCCGCGCCACCGCGCGAGGCCACGACACGCCCGCCGACCGAGCCCGCGCCGCGCCGCACGCGCGAGCGGCCCGCGCGCCGCGCACCGGTGCCGCTCGCCGACGAGTTCTGATCGCGCCACGCTCGTCGCATGGACGCGCTCCGTACCACGCGCACCGTTCGTCGCTGCGGGAGGATCTCGTTCCGCGTGCGCTGTCCGGAGTGCAGCTATCCCGTCGCGTCGTGGCGCGAGCACTGTTACGTCTGCGAGCACCCGGTCGGTCGCGCGACCTGACTCAGAAGCGCACCATGCCGTCGCCGAGGTTGCCGCTGTAGAGCGGCTCGCTCTCGCTGCTCGTCACCGCGACCGCGACGCCGATCGCGACGCCGATCACCACCGCGGCGCCCACGCCGATGCCGACCCAGAGCCAGGTGTCGCCATCGCCGCCGCGATCCTCCTCGCGCTCGACCACGAACGACGGCGCCGCCTCCGGTGCGGGCTCGGCGCGCGCGACGACGCGCGGTGCTTCGAGCGCGACGGTGCGGACCTCGCCTTCGCCGAGCGCGATCGACTGCCGCGCGACCTCCTCGCCGTCGCGCACGATGCGCGCGACGTGCGCCCCCGGATCGACCGGGATCGGCGCTCCGAGCGACGTGATCGCGGCGCCGTCGAGCTGCACCTCGTCGCCGTCCTCGAGCCCCGCGGTCGCGATCGTCAGGCGCGCGAGGCGCGGCTCGAGCGCCGAGAGCGCGTCCTCCGCCTGCGATCGATAACGCGCCTCGCGACCGCTCGTCGCGAGCTCGAGGAAGCGTCGATAGCTCGCCACCGCGGCCACCAATCGGCCGGTCTGCGCCTGCGCGCCCGCGAGGTTCAGCAGCGTGTTCGGGCGCTCCGCGATCGCCAGCGATCGCTCGAACGCGTCGCGCGCCTCTTCCCACCGCGCGTCGTGCGCGGCCGCGAGGCCCTGCTGGAAGAGCGCGCGCGCCTGCTCCATGTCGCCGCCCTGCGCGCGCACCGGCGCCGCGAGCGCGAAGAGCACCAGTCCGACGATCGCTGCCAGCGTCCGCATCGTCGCCCTCACAGGTCGCAGATGATCGTGCTGCCCGGCGGCGCCCGGCACCCGGTCACGGTGCACGTGCAGCTCCCCGGGCAGTCGTCGCTGCCCGACCTGCACACGCCGCCGCTGCAGGTGTCGCCCGACGTGCAGAAGCGCCCGTCGTTGCACGGATTTCCCTCGGTGACGCGCGCGCACGCCTGGCTCTCGACGGCCGGCACGCGCCCGCACACGCCACCGCCGCACACACGATCGTCGCAGGTGCGCGTCTGGGTGCCGCTCGTCGCGCAGCCCGTGCCGGTGCACGCGCCCCACGTCGGCGGGCACTCGCGCGCACCGCAGGGCGTGCCGTCGGTGGTGCGTGCGCACGCCCGCGACTCCACGTACTCCGCGCCCAGCCCGCACGCTCCGTCGGCGCACAGCGCGGGACGGCAGGTGCGCGTCTCGGTGCCGCTCGTGTCGCACGTGTCCGGGAAGTCGCCGCACCCGCTCCACGCGCCGCACTGCGGATCGCCGCATCCCGCCGAGTCGGTGTCGCGGGTGCAGTCCTCCGTCTCCGTGATCGCGCGCGCCGTGCACGCGCCGCCGGCGCACTCGCCGACGCTGCATGCGCGCGACCGCGTGCCGGTCTCGTCGCACGTCGCGTCGAACCCCGCGCACGCGCTCCAGTCGGCGCAGGTCGGGGCCGCGCAGCGGGTGCCCGCCGTGGTGCGGGTGCACGCCTGCGACTCCTCGCGATCGGTGGGCTCGCACGCGCCGTCGACGCACGCGAACGTGCGCGCGGTGCGGGTCTGCGTGCCGCTCTCCTCGCAGTCGGTCGCGAACGCGCACGCGCTCCACGCGCCTTCGGTGGGCGCGGGGCAGTCCGCGTCGCCGCTGCAGCCGGTGCAACGATCGCTCGACTCGTCGCAGGTCGTCGCGCCGACGCAGGGCGGGCCGTCGTGCGCGGCGCAGCGCCCGTCTTCGCAGCGGTCGAGACCGTTGCAGAACACTCCGTCGTCGCACGCGCCGTCGGCGGGCGCGTACACGCAGGCGCCGCCCTCGCAGGCGTCGGTGGTGCAGGGATCGTCGTCGTCGCAGTCGCTCGGTCCCCCGCAGGTCCGAGGGCCCGCGTCGGCCATGCCTCCGAACTCGTCGAGCCGCGGCGCCTGGCCCTGCCAGCGCGGGAGCGCGTCGCCCTCGACGTCGACCGCGACACAGCCCGCCTCGCCGCAGGTCTCGCCCGCCCGACACGCCGCACGTCCGAGGCAGCTGCGCGCGAGGTGCAGCGTCAGCACGCGCGTCTCGCCCCGCACCAGCGTCACCCGATGCTCGCGCGTCAGGACCGGCGAGCCATCGCGCAGCGCCGCGGCGATCACCGTCACCGGGCCCAGCGCGTCGCCGTGGGGCGCGACGCCGAGCGTCAGCGGCAGGTGCGCGGCGTCGGCCTCGGCGGCCATCGAGGCGCGCTCGACCTCGGCCGTCCCCGAGGGGCCGGTCACCGTGACCGTCACCTCGTCGAGGTCGCGCCCTGGCTGGAGGTCGGTGTCGACGACCACGACGAGCTGGGTCGGGCTCGTGCTGCATGCGACCAGCGCTGCGACGCACAACGCGACCGCGCCCGGAGGTACGACTCGGCGCATCCCATCGATGCTGCCCTCGCAGTGCGAGCGTCCGCAAGTGCAGGGTGGCGTCGCCGGGGGCGATCGGGTATCCGCGCACTCCATGAAGCCGCTCGCCATCACGGGTCTCGGCACCGTCTCGCCGGTCGCGCTCGATCACGCGGGGTTCCTCGCGGCCCTCGGTGCCCCTGCCGCCGCCCGCGCGCGCGCGTTCGGAGGCCCGTGCGCCGCGCTGCCCGCCGACAAGCTGCCGGGGGCGCGCGCCGCGGAGGTGCGCGGCTTCGACGCCAACGCGTTCCTCGGGGACAAGGGCCACCGCAACTTCGACAAGCTCACGAAGTACCTGATCGTCGCGGCGAAGCAGGCGCTCGAGAGCGCGGGGCTCAAGCAGAACGGGCAGTTCGTCGGCAAGCTCGGGCCCGATCAGATCGGCATCTGCAGCTCGACGGCGTACGGATCGCTCGACTCGATCACCGAGCTCAACCTCGTCGCGGAGCTCGAGGATCCTCGCTACATCAACCCGGCGCGATTCCCGAACACGGTGATCAACGCGGCCGCGGGCTACGTGAGCATCTGGGAGGATCTGCGCGCGCCGAACGTGACGATCGTCGACGGCAACTGCGGCGCGCTCGACGCGGTGCTGACGTGCGAGACGCACCTCGCGCACCGTCGCGCGGACGCGTTCCTGGTGGGCGGCGGCGACGTGCTGAGCGAGCCGCTCTACGTCGCGATGCAGAAGCTCGGCGCGCTCGCGGAAGGCGACGACGACTGGGCGCCGGGCCAGGCGGAGAGCGCGGGCATGCACCTCGGCGAGGGCGCGGCGTACCTGTGCGTCGAGCGTCGCAGCGAGGCCGAGGCGCGCGGCGCGAACGTGCGGGCGCTGATCGCGGGCTACGGGACGGCGTTCGAGTCGCCGACGGAGGGCGCGTTCCTGCTGAACGCATCGCCGGTGGCGGTGGCGCGGGCGATCCGGCTGGCGCTCGACGACGCGGGGCTTCCGCCGTCGAGCGTGGACGCGGTGTGCGCGAGCTGCTCGGGGCTCAGCAAGTGGGACGTCGCGGAGCTCTACGCGATCGAGCAGGTGCTCGGAGCGGACGTGGCGGTGGCGGCGCCGAAGGCGATGTGGGGCGAGTGCTTCGCGGGCGCGGGGGCGCTCGGGATGGCTTCGGCGGTCGCGTGGATCTCGTCGGGGGCTCCGGTGGGGCCTCTGCTCTCGGGGCACGTCGAGGGGAGCTGTGACGTCGTGGTGGTGACGGCCGTGGGGTACTACGGGAACGTCAGCGCCGTGGTGATCAAGCGAGCTTGATGAGGCCGCGCGGGGAAGGGCTTCGGCGGGGGCGCGTGGCATGGGGCCCTCGCTGAGCCTCGCGACCGGCGCGCGGGAGCGGTGAGGCGTCGGGAAGCGGGTTGTCGTCGCGCGCGCGAATGCGCGTGCGACGACCGGGCGGGTACGTGGCTGCCGTCGTGTGGGTCGCTGCGGAAGCGCTCGGGCCCCATGCCACGCGCCCTGCTGGTGAGGCTTCGGCCGCGCGCGGAGGGAGAACGCAGCGCGGTGTGGTGTGGAAAGAGCGCGTGATGACGCGAGCGCGCGAAGCGCTCTCGCGCCATCACGCGCGGACCGACTCGCCCTTCGGGCATCGTGGAGCCGAATTGATCGGGCTCGCGCTTCGCGCCTCGCCCCGATTCGATGCGAGCGCCGAGTCCGGGTCCGAGTGCGACCGAGACCGAGACCGAGACCGAGACCGAGACCGAGACCGAGTCCGAGTCCGAGTCCCTACGGCTCCGCGCTCGGAATCGACTTTCAGGCGCCGCAGCGCCGACGCATCCGCCAGATCATCGCGAGCACCCGATCGAGATCACGGTCGATCTCCTCGCAGACCGCTGCATCGAGATGTCGATACAAGCGTGCGAATCGCAGCGCGCTGCGCAGCTCGCTCGCGCTCCCCGCTGCAGTCTCGAGGCGCAGTCGTCGATTCCCACGCGCGTTGTGCCGCTGCTCTCCGAGATTGAGCAGCAGACTCCCCGCTGCGCGCTCCACCTGGTCCGCGAGCCATCGACTGCGCGTCCTCAGTCTCTCTGCATTCTCGCCCAGTCGAGCGACCGCGCGTTCGGCGACGACCTCGACGTCCAGCACACCTTCGTTCCCGCTCATTCTCGCCCTCCTCGCTGGCTCCCTCCGGAGCACGCACCGCGAGGGCGAAGCCCGGTGCTCCGGAGGGGGACGGCGAGGAGGACCGGGTCACATCCGTGCCCTTCCTCCGAAGAGCGCACACTCCGCCGACGAAGCGCGCACCGCTCGTGACGCCCGTCGTTCGGCGGCGAGAGCGATGCGCGCCGGCGGCGCATCGAGCCTTCATCCACGTGCTCCGAGGCCTCGGACTCGGACTCGCCCTCGCCCTCGGCCTCGGACTCGGACTCGGCCTCGGACTCGGCCTCGGACTCGGACTCGGCCTCGCCCCCCGCGCGCCCCTTGTCATCACGCTCGCGACGGTGAAGCTCTCGACATGACCGGGCCGCGTGCACCTCGGGATCTCCTCGCGTCGTCGCCCAGCGAGACCACGCCGTTCCTCCTCGAGCTCGCGCGCGCCCAGGCGTCACGGCGCACTCCGCGCGATCTCCTCGTGCAGCGCGAGCGCGACGGCTTCGTGCAGCCCTCCGCGCTCGACATGCGGCTCGCGAACCGGCTCGATGCCATCGCGCTCGATGCGGCGCCGGACTACGAGGCGCTGCTCCTCTCGCCGGTCGCGCCGCTCGGCGTGTGCTCGGTCGTCGCGCCGACCTCGCAGGACCGCACCATCTCCGCGTCGCGGGCGACCGAGGTGGTGAGCGATCCGACCAACGTGCTCGCGCTCGAGTGCGCGCGTCGCCTCGCGAAGGAGCCGCGCGCCGACGTGCGGCTCTGCACCGTCCACCAGACGCTGCGCGCCCAGCCGCATCCGAAGCTGCCGGGGTTCTCGCCGCACTTCCGGTTGTTCGCGATGGTCGAGGCCGGCGCGGCGCGCGCCGACGACGGCTTCGAGGTCGACGCGTTCGAGCGCTCGGTGCGCACCATCGATCGCCTCTTCGACGCGTCGTCCGCGCTCGGCTGCGCGAT is a window encoding:
- a CDS encoding DUF6159 family protein; the protein is MGSFFRVFGFMGQVLGMVKDNPKLLTPVALNLAIAVPVNILFAIVLAFTPIEWQQTLGYLFTIVGLTALYFIDYFCGGLTASMVYDQVTTGTAGIGSAFSRTLRASPGILVFAVVSAIFDFLSNLASQRQGIMRLVGPMILGVIRMIWTTATYVIMPALVVEQQGFFAALKRSKALMENDPTQVGVGIVGMGLVSWLLSAVTIVPAYAAYSWLAMNVHPAAGILVFFTLTNTFWAVSGYLKGVYYTCFYLWAVECERQRSASPQLAPAPLRNVIGGLEAGAY
- a CDS encoding four helix bundle protein, with the protein product MSGNEGVLDVEVVAERAVARLGENAERLRTRSRWLADQVERAAGSLLLNLGEQRHNARGNRRLRLETAAGSASELRSALRFARLYRHLDAAVCEEIDRDLDRVLAMIWRMRRRCGA
- a CDS encoding tetratricopeptide repeat protein; its protein translation is MRTLAAIVGLVLFALAAPVRAQGGDMEQARALFQQGLAAAHDARWEEARDAFERSLAIAERPNTLLNLAGAQAQTGRLVAAVASYRRFLELATSGREARYRSQAEDALSALEPRLARLTIATAGLEDGDEVQLDGAAITSLGAPIPVDPGAHVARIVRDGEEVARQSIALGEGEVRTVALEAPRVVARAEPAPEAAPSFVVEREEDRGGDGDTWLWVGIGVGAAVVIGVAIGVAVAVTSSESEPLYSGNLGDGMVRF
- a CDS encoding helix-turn-helix transcriptional regulator; translated protein: MRDGRGVELARVELGAPSWWVSMAEGLVLLLVVRGEGTARCRGERLVLHEGLARLCMPHEVAVVETERTPIALALFQVPRTLLRTAPDGVERFEVSPALASLASDVASRWKREAREGIDDALTEMLALLPSARTIAAERPRRSVLEPGAVRRARLYLESRFRTTPTLDDLVAESGASKFHLARSFRAYHGVPPHTYLNYYRLAVARTLIASGARGSDAAVATGFADQSHFSRSFRKLIGVSPLAYARVGDARPTGRGSSVRRVPDVRTSDAPGPRASSDEGA
- a CDS encoding serine/threonine-protein kinase encodes the protein MLAVGTRLGAYDILAKLKAGGMATLFLARRSGAAGFRRHVAIKVVHEHLASDRAFVRMFVDEALLQARIHHPNVVHVEELGEQDGQHFLVMEYVHGCSLAQLMDGLARRARRLTPEMACNVAAQVLAGLHAAHELRDEQSALLGVVHRDVSPQNVLLAYEGHVKLIDFGVAKAKNRQSTVGGSLKGKLRYMAPEQAFGRPVDRRCDVYAIGIVLWEMLTMRKLFQAEEDLALLELVRHPKVDPPSTYAPEISPALDAVVMKALAPSAEDRFATAHDMRRAIAEALPGALMIDAANLAELLAAVMDATIERDLRQLPPSVSAVIENVERRDALGARGEEALKTMTISAAGIDYAPDEDAIERVSIPPTMVRTSPTPAMPQPAPARAPWIAIAAVVLALLVAIGVGAAVVMRPASDPEMTVTPLEPIGGDAPAATPTPVVTPVVVAPEPAIAVPTEPTAPTAEAVPEERPAPPREATTRPPTEPAPRRTRERPARRAPVPLADEF
- a CDS encoding beta-ketoacyl synthase N-terminal-like domain-containing protein; this translates as MKPLAITGLGTVSPVALDHAGFLAALGAPAAARARAFGGPCAALPADKLPGARAAEVRGFDANAFLGDKGHRNFDKLTKYLIVAAKQALESAGLKQNGQFVGKLGPDQIGICSSTAYGSLDSITELNLVAELEDPRYINPARFPNTVINAAAGYVSIWEDLRAPNVTIVDGNCGALDAVLTCETHLAHRRADAFLVGGGDVLSEPLYVAMQKLGALAEGDDDWAPGQAESAGMHLGEGAAYLCVERRSEAEARGANVRALIAGYGTAFESPTEGAFLLNASPVAVARAIRLALDDAGLPPSSVDAVCASCSGLSKWDVAELYAIEQVLGADVAVAAPKAMWGECFAGAGALGMASAVAWISSGAPVGPLLSGHVEGSCDVVVVTAVGYYGNVSAVVIKRA
- a CDS encoding beta-ketoacyl-[acyl-carrier-protein] synthase family protein yields the protein MGRVYVTGMGVVSSLGFGRRAYWQALVEGRSGISDVTLFDTASIGRSLAGEVKGFRARDYMNAAESRRAGRCSAFAIAAARMAAEDAGLKGQALAGERTAVVIGTTMGEANVLGELQKAWIHEGNEALPSAKLPRYGTTLLPIHVARAFGSKGMVQTLPAACAAGNYAIGFAADQIRAGRADVAITGAVEIIEKLEYAGFARLGAMSPDKCMPFDKNRKGLILGEGAAMLVLESEGSVVRRGAVPLAEVGGYGLACDAHHITRPHPDGAGSITAMRQAIESSGLTIDDVDHINAHGTATPNNDSVEALVIRKVFGERRIPVTSIKSMIGHCMGASSAMESIACVMTLQTGIIPPTTNYETPDPECPVDVVANVAQEHDVDVVLNNALAFGGYDAVVCFAKPGRLPRGAGMP